The following is a genomic window from Capnocytophaga stomatis.
CTTCTTTGGACGGATTGGTATCGTCAAAACGCAGATTCACAGGCGATTTATATCGCAATCCCAAGCCGAAATTCAAACATATTGAACTGGCGTGTCCCACGTGAAGGTATCCGTTAGGTTCGGGCGGAAATCTGAAACGCAACTTACTGGAAGAAAATCCGTTAGCCAAATCTTCTTCGATGATATTTTCGATAAAATTATTTGATTTTTGTTCTTTTAATTCCTCTGACATAAATTTCTAATTTGAAGCTACAAAGTTAAAGATTTTTTGAAAATTAAACGTACACTCAATGTAAGGTTTTTATTTTTCAAGCGTTATTTTGCCAAATAACTGAGAGAACGAATCCGTTCACGGGCTACTTTTTCAATTTTGGAAATATTTTCTGCGGAAATAATTTCAACCTTATAGGAAACGAAAACTTCGGTTTTGTCTTTTCTTTCATATTTGCCAATTTTCAATGTAAATCGAATGTAGTTTTTGTCTATATTCACTTTTATTTCATCGGTAAAAAGTTCCCACATATAGATTTTCACATCTCCTTTTTTGTAATGAATAAGCCTTGTGGGCGTTCCTACAAAATAGCCTCCTTCGCTGAAAATCATAAAAATAGCTGACACAAAAACCCATACACCTGCAAGCGAAAATAAACTTCCTATAATCAACACAGGCAATCTACTCTCAGAAAGAAGTGTTTTAATGCTGACTTCTTCGTATTCTCCTCGAAGAAGGGCAAATAAATCCATTTCGATATTTAAAACAAAAAGACCTACTCCGCTAAAAATCAAACCCATAACAAATGATATAATCACATTGCTCCAAGTGGCACTTCGTTGGGAAAAACTAAGAAATTCCACATTTTCACCATTAATTACATAATTCAGTGACCGAGGTATTGTTCCTTTCATTGTTAAAATACAAATTTGTTAATATCTTTATTTTCGGTAATTCGCTGACGAGAAATTCGTTCTATTTCTAAAATGTTATCCGCTGAAAACAAATTAATTACATCACAAATCATATACATATTAACTCCTTTTTCTACCTTTCGATTGCTATGCAGAAAAAAGGTAATATAACGCTTGGAAGGGTTCATATCAACATTTCCTGTAAAATCAACCCACGGATATATTTTGGCAGTACCTTTTTTGTAATGAATTAAGCGTGTGGGAGTTCCAACAAAATGACCTCCGTTTTGAAAGAAAGAAACCACTCCCCAAACTAACAATGTTACCCCTATAAGTGCAAAAATAATATTTACACTATCGAAAATATTAAAATCTCTTTTTGAACTGTCAAAATATTTTCCTATTTCTGAGACCAATATCAAAAAAATCCCTACAAATATATATAAAAACGAAGCTATTAGAGGCACTTTCCGCTCAGCAAACACATAAAAATCAATGGTTTCGTCTCCGATAGTGGAGCGTAATTCATTTAAAATTGTTTGTTTCATTTTCTATTTTCAATTTATAAATTTCCGTAAAAATTGATATAATGAGCATATTCCAATTGTTTGCGAAGCCACCAAAGCAAATCATTCACAAACTTTGTAACATTTTCACTATCAAATACTTTTTGCTGTAATCTTTCGATAATTTCCAAACAAATTTGCCTATCAAAAACATTATCGGAAGTTGCGTTAAATTCTTCTTCCATTTCATCAAAAAGCGGATTTATTCGCGGATAAAAAGCTTGAAATTCACTTTTAATATATTCAAAATCAGCTTCGGAAATAAAAGCAGAAATCCCTTTCTTCCCCGAGAAAGAATCAAAATTTTCATCTAATCCGTAAATAACGTAACCTATTTTACTTTTATCTTGACTGGAGGAAGTTGTAAAAACAACAGGTTTTTTCAGGATTTTCACAATTGCTTTTTCAGGATTATAATTCCATTTTTCATAAAATTCACGAGCCAAAACGGGATTACATTCAGTCTCTTCACAGATACGAGCAATGTTTTCCTGATGAAATTGCTCCAAAGCTAAGGATACATTTCCGTTAGCATTTCTCAGTAGCTTCAAGGCTTGAGACATTGAAACGGGTACTTGCTGTTGAAGAATTTTAACTTCTTGATTGTAATTCATATAATTTTACTTTCGTCTCACGAATTTTCATCAAGTGCGAAAGTACAAAATATTTCGGATTCTGGAATAAATTTTCTACCTTTGTGCTATATTGAAAGTAACCTTTAAAAAATTACAAAATGATTCTATCAACAACCCCAACTCTTGAAGGGCATCCTATCAAAGAATATAAAGGCATCGTAACGGGAGAAACCATCATCGGAGCCAACGCTATTAAGGATTTTATGGCTGGGCTTACCGACTTTTTTGGTGGGCGTTCCACTACATACGAAAAAGTGCTCATCGAAGCCAAAAACACAGCTCTTGCCGAACTGCAACAACGTGCCTCAATGATGGGAGCAAACGCCGTAGTGGGCATAGACCTTGATTATGAAACCGTTGGAAGCAACGGAGGAATGCTAATGGTAACTGCAAGCGGAACGGCAGTAGTTATCTAAACATATGATTTCAAAAAATACCATCGACAAAGTTTACGACCAAATGCGGGTCGAAGAAGTGATTGGTGATTTCGTTCAACTGAAAAAGGCAGGTTCTAATTATAAAGGACTTAGCCCTTTTTCCAATGAACGGACTCCAAGTTTTATGGTCTCGCCCGTAAAGCAAATCTGGAAAGATTTTTCTTCCGGAAAGGGAGGGAATGCCATCGCTTTTCTGATGGAACACGAGCATTTCACCTATCCGGAAGCAATTCGGTATTTGGCAAAAAAATATCATATTGAAATTGAAGAAACCGAGATTTCTTCCGAAGAGAAAGAAAAAGCCAATGAGCGGGAAAGCCTTTACATTGTTTCGGAATTTGCCCAAAAATATTTTGAAGAAGTTTTGACCGAAACTGAGGAAGGAAAAGCCATCGGGATGACGTACTTCAAAGAACGAGGTTTTACGCTCGAAACTATCAAAAAATTCCGTTTGGGATATTCACCTAACGAATGGACAGCCCTCACCGATACGGCCTTAAAAAAAGGCTATCAGCTTGAATTTCTCGAAAAAACAGGACTGACCATCGTTAAAGAAGATAAAAAATTCGACCGATTTAAAGGCAGAGTAATGTTCCCCATTCATTCAATGAGCGGACGCGTATTGGGCTTCGGAGGTCGTATTCTTACGCAGGATAAAAAAGCCGCAAAATATCTCAACTCACCCGAAAGTGAAATCTATCACAAAAGTAAGATTCTATACGGAATTTTTCACGCCAAACAAGCCATCGCCAAGGCAGATAATTGCTATTTGGTTGAAGGATACACCGACGTAATTCAATTGCACCAAAAAGGAATTGAAAACGTAGTAGCATCAAGCGGGACGGCACTCACCCCTGAACAAATCCGATTAATAAACAGACTAACCACCAACATAACAATGCTTTACGACGGAGACGCCGCAGGACTTCGAGCTTCTATCCGTGGAGTAGATTTGATTTTGGAGCAGGGAATGAATGTTAAAATTTGTACTTTTCCCGAAGGAGAAGACCCTGATAGTTTTGCCCGAAAAACAGCCTATGAGGATTTAGTGCTTTATTTGGAAGAAAACGCCACTGATTTTATTCGTTTTAAGGCTTCACTTTTGATGCAAGAGGCTAAAAATGACCCAATCAAACGAGCCGAAACCATTCGTGATATGGTGGAAAGTATTTCAAAAATTCCTGATTCTATCAAGCGAGAAGTGTACGTGCGTGAATGTGCCGTTATTATGGATATTTCGGAAGAAGTGCTTTTCTCCACACTTTCTCAAATCTTGAAAAAAGATTTCTACGAAGGACAAAAAGTAGAACGCAAAAAACGCCAATCGCTCGAAGTCACTCGAAGTAAGGAAGAACAAGCTAAAATGGCCGTGAACCGACTGGAAATATTGGAACACGACCTCATCAAGCATCTTCTTTTGTACGGAAATAGAACTTGCGTGTTTACGGATTCCATACTTCAAGTTGATGAAGAAGGCAAATTGGAAGAGAAAAAAATTCAGCAAGAACTGAAAGTTTACGAAAAAATTTACCTTGAACTTCACGAGGACGAAATTCAGTTTGCCAATCCTGATTTCAAAAACATTTATGATTTGGCAATGGAACAGTTCAACCAAGCGGAAGAATCGTATCAATTAGCAACTTTCATCAATCAATTACCGATGGAGCTTAGCCAGAAAGTTTCGCAAATTATTATGGAAGATGAAAATTTGCAATTACACGATTGGCTTCGGAAAGATATTGTGCCGAAAGACAAAGATGCAAACATCGATTTGGCTGTTTCAGACATCATTTTAAACATACGTAAGTTATTGGTTAGCCATCTAATAGAAAACATCACTGCAAAAATTAGCAATTCCGACGAAGACCAAAAACGCGAAATGTTGGAAGAAGTTTTGAATTACATACAACTGCAAAAAATATTGGGAAAACGCCTCAATCGTGTTGTGAATTAATTGACTTTCAAGCATAAAAAACTCAAAAAAACTTTTTTTATTGAAAAAAGTTTATATCTTTGTATTTCGTTAGTGGTTTAATTTTAAATATTTTAACAAAATGAAAAAAGTAGTATTAAGTTTAGCATCAGTTGCTCTTATGACGTTAGTTTCGTGTGATAGCTTCAATCAAACAAAACAAAAAGCAACAGAAGCAATGGAACAAGCAAAAGAAGAAAGTAAAGATGCTATGAACCAAATGAAGGAAGAAGCAAGCAAAGCTGTTGAAAATGCTCAAGAAAAAATGAAAGATTTGGTATCGGGAATTGAAGTACCTAAATTCAGCAGTGACGAAGCTCAAAAATTAGCCGATGAGTACACCAATTACTTGAAAGAATCTGCTGAAGCTGTGAAATCAGGAAGTGCTGAAAAAGTGAAAGAACTTCAAGCGAAAGCTGCTGAATGGCAAACAAAAATGCAGGAAACAGCCAAAAAATTAACTCCTGAAGATGCCACAAAATGGTCAGAATGGACTAAGAAAATTTCTGAATTGCAAGCTGAATAATTCAATTTGAAGGCTAAAAACATCAAAAAGACTGCTAAGGCGGTCTTTTTTAATCCCTCATTTTCAGCACAATTGTTGGCACAGATTGTTAATTATGAATTATTTCATATCTTTGCCCCTTGATAAAAATCATCACTATGGAAAAAGTTATTGACGAATCAAAGCAAGGACAAAGTCTTGTTTTGGAAGCAAATACGAACAATCACAAAAAATTATATATAGAAAGCTACGGTTGCCAAATGAATTTCTCGGATAGCGAAATTGTGGCTTCGATTCTCTCCGAGCAAGGTTACAACACCACACAAACACTTGAAGAAGCTGATTTGGTGCTACTTAACACTTGTTCTATTCGGGAAAAAGCCGAACAAACCATTCGCAAACGATTGGAACAATTCAATTCTATCAAAAGAAGCCGCCCTGCAATGAAAGTGGGCGTATTGGGATGTATGGCTGAACGACTAAAACACGCCTTTTTGGAAGAAGAAAAAATTGTGGATATGGTTGTAGGTCCTGACGCTTACAAAGATTTACCAAACCTTCTGCAAGAAGTAGAAGGCGGACGTGAAGCTGTCAATGTAATTCTTTCAAAAGATGAAACATACGCCGACATTTCACCCATCAGGCTGAACAGCAACGGAGTAACAGCCTTCGTTTCCATCACACGTGGATGCGACAATATGTGTACTTTTTGTATTGTTCCGTTTACACGCGGACGCGAACGAAGTCGCGACCCTTTTTCTATACTAAATGAAATCAAAGACTTAGAAGAGAGAGGATTTAAAGAAATTACGCTTTTAGGTCAGAACGTGGATAGTTATCTTTGGTACGGTGGCGGACTGAAAAAAGATTTCGACAAAGCCAGCGAAATGCAAAAAGCCACTGCGGTGAATTTTGCAAAACTACTTGATATGGTGGCTGTTGCTCATCCAAAAATGCGTATTCGTTTCTCCACTTCCAACCCGCAAGATATGACTCTTGATGTGATTGACACAATGGCAAAACATCACAATATCTGCAAATATATTCACTTGCCTGTACAAAGCGGAAGTAACCGTATCTTAAAGGCAATGAACCGATTACATACAAGAGAAGAATATTTTACATTAATTGATAACATCCGTGAACGCATTCCTGAATGTGCCATTTCACAAGATATGATTGCAGGTTTCCCAACTGAAACGGAAGAAGACCACCAAGACACACTTTCACTTATGGAGTACGTAAAATACGACTTTGGGTTTATGTTTGCCTATTCGGAACGACCAGGAACGCTTGCTGCACGCAAAATCGAAGATGATGTTCCTGAGGAAGTCAAAAAACGCCGTCTTTCCGAAATCATTGATTTACAGCAGAAACACAGTCTTCTTCGCACACAGGAAAAAGTGGGACAAATTTGCGAAGTGCTCATCGAAGGAAATTCCAAGAAATCAGACGAACAATGGATGGGAAGAAATACACAAAACACAGTAGTTGTTTTCCCAAAAGAGCATTACAAAGTAGGTGATTTTGTGAACGTTAAGATAGAAAGTTGCACATCAACCACCCTTATCGGAAAAGCCATTGGGTATAGCGATATGATGTAACTGAAAGCTGACTTAATTTTTAAAATTCCTATTTAGATAAAAACAAAATCATCATACAATTATGGAAAGAATAGCAAGTTTTTGTATTGACCATTTAAAATTAGAGCGAGGAATTTACGTTTCTCGCAAAGATTATGTAGGGAAAGAGGTACTCACCTCGTTTGATATTCGTATGAAGTTGCCTTATCGCGAACCTGTTTTAGGAGCTGCTGAAATTCACACCATTGAGCATTTAGCAGCGACTTGGCTACGCAACAGCGATTGGAAAGACAAAATCATCTACTGGGGACCAATGGGCTGCCAAACAGGAAATTATCTTATCTTGGCAGGAGATTTTTCGTCAAAAGATATTGTTCCGTTAATTACCGAATTATTCCAATATATGGCTGATTTTGAAGGAGAAATACCGGGAGCATCGGCAATGGAATGCGGAAATTTTTACAATAACAACCTCCCAATGGCAAAATACGAAGCGAAAAAATATCTTGAAGAAGTGCTTTACAATCTAAAAGAAGAAAATCTAAATTATCCTAATTAACAGATAATTATCATCACACAACTCCAAATTATTAATTATGATTTGGAGTTTTTTGTTTTTACTTTGTAAATACAAAAAACCTCTTGATTTCTCAAGAGGTTTTCGTTGGCTCACAAGGACTCGAACCTTGAATAACAGAACCAAAATCTGCTGTGTTACCATTACACCATGAGCCATTGGTTATTTTTGCGGTGCAAAGATACAATCTTTTTTTTAACTTCCAAATATTTTTCAGAAAAAATTTAGCTCCGCATTAAATAAAAGAACAAAACATATTAAAAATCAAACACTTAATTCAATTTAAAATTTATCGGATAAATGAAAACTAAAAAAGTAGGTTTGCCATCTTTCATTGCCGGAGCTTTTACCGAAAGTTTTTTAATAATACGTATCGCCTCATTTCTTAAAATTTGAGTTTCATCACCCAAAGCTGCTAATATTTGAACGCTTTTATCTTCCTTTATTTTAAAAACAACATAAACAGTTCTTTGAATGTTATATTTCGCCGCCAATTCCGGATATTGAAAATTTCTTTGCACGTGTTCATTCAAACATTTCTGAAAACTTCCAAAAGTAAAGAACGAATCCTTACAAGATTTGATTTGCGGATAAACATCAGGAGGGGTGGATGAATCATATGTTTCCTTTTTATTAAATATAATAGGAACAAAATTAATGGAACCTACTAACTTTCCGTTCTTTCGTGCCGGAATAAATTTTGGAAATTCTCTTGATTTTTGATACACTTCTCTTGCTAAAGCCTCATCTTCTCCTTCAATACCCTCAACCATAGAATTTCCGTCAGAATCAATTTTTAATAACATATAAACAGATTTTTCTTCTCCGTCATCTTCCGTCGCTATCCTTTCAAACATAAATTTTCGAATACATTTACCTAAAGATTTATTTTCATCTTCTGCACTTTCACAACTTTCCCATTTTGCCTCCACATCAGGATTAGAAAAATATTTTTCCTGCTTGAGGGCTTTCTCTCTCTTGAATGTCAGAGGCATTGTGTACGTAAACTCAATCGGATTTCCGGCTTTTTGAGCAGGAACGAACAAAGGCATCTGCTTTAAAAGTCGTTCTCCTTCTTCAATTAAAGCATTTTGATTGGAATGAATTCTTACTTTTTCAATCTTCCCATCGGCATTAACTTTAAACACAAGATAGACTCTTCCCTCAAGATTTTCAGCGTTTTGCACATTTTCTTTAAAATAAGCAACAAGACACTTTTTAAATCCTTCAATGGTTCCGTTTGCGTCCTGACAATTACTCATTTTGGGATACTCATCGGGTTCCACTTTCTCAATAGCAAGGGAATTATCAGGCAAAACAGAATCTTTCTCTATTGAAAAATAACTTTCAGTAGCTTTGAAAGCATACACTGAAAAAGACATCATTGTCACAACGAGCAGAAAATATTTCTTCATACACAGCCAAAATTTATGTTAATAATAGCAAATATAAACATTTTATCACAAAATAAGGGGGTTAAAATGTAATGTACAAAAACATACAAACCAAAAAAGCCCGAAAAAACATTAAAAATAAGGGAGTTACAACCAAAAAAGCCCGAAAATGGAAACAAAACCAAATGTACAACAATTACTATTAACTACTATTTAATTACCATTTAAAAAGCCCGAAATTACCATATAATTTGCTGTAACTACTATTATGAGGCACAAAGGTACTAAAAACTACCAAACCCCAATAAAACAAGCCCTTTTGGGGCTTTTTTTTATGTCTCCGGAGTTGCCGGAACCCCCTGCCGGGACCCGCCCAACCCACCATTTGCGTACCCCAACGAAAATGATAACTACTACCCCGAAAAACAGGTATTTTAGTAGTTGCTATTATAGTTGTTATTACATTTGCTATTACATTTTACTTGTTTTACACCCTTATTAAAATGGGGGTGCTGGTGTAAAAAAATAATATTACCCCTATGTTTTTAAGAATTACAAGGGGAGGATTACCATTTAAAAAATAGAATTTTTAAATACAAAATATTGATTTATACTAAATTAGATGTTTTGTTGTGCTTATTCTGCGAGGGGTATGACTGAACCGACACATTTTATTTTACATTTTACTCCAACCTAACTACCCCTACCACTAAGGCAATGGCATATATTTGAGACTTATGCAACTCAAACGGCTCGTATTTTTCATTGTCGGAAACGAGTGTAATATGTTCATTATCTGAACCTTTACAAACACGCTTAATTAACGCTCCTTGCTCTGTATCTAATACATATACTTTATTCCATTGAAAGAAAATATCTTGCAGGGATAATTTCTTACAGGCAACCACATCACCGCTGTTGTATTTAGGAATCATTGACGAGCCTTTTACGGGAATAAGATAGTC
Proteins encoded in this region:
- a CDS encoding YbjQ family protein — its product is MILSTTPTLEGHPIKEYKGIVTGETIIGANAIKDFMAGLTDFFGGRSTTYEKVLIEAKNTALAELQQRASMMGANAVVGIDLDYETVGSNGGMLMVTASGTAVVI
- the dnaG gene encoding DNA primase, which translates into the protein MISKNTIDKVYDQMRVEEVIGDFVQLKKAGSNYKGLSPFSNERTPSFMVSPVKQIWKDFSSGKGGNAIAFLMEHEHFTYPEAIRYLAKKYHIEIEETEISSEEKEKANERESLYIVSEFAQKYFEEVLTETEEGKAIGMTYFKERGFTLETIKKFRLGYSPNEWTALTDTALKKGYQLEFLEKTGLTIVKEDKKFDRFKGRVMFPIHSMSGRVLGFGGRILTQDKKAAKYLNSPESEIYHKSKILYGIFHAKQAIAKADNCYLVEGYTDVIQLHQKGIENVVASSGTALTPEQIRLINRLTTNITMLYDGDAAGLRASIRGVDLILEQGMNVKICTFPEGEDPDSFARKTAYEDLVLYLEENATDFIRFKASLLMQEAKNDPIKRAETIRDMVESISKIPDSIKREVYVRECAVIMDISEEVLFSTLSQILKKDFYEGQKVERKKRQSLEVTRSKEEQAKMAVNRLEILEHDLIKHLLLYGNRTCVFTDSILQVDEEGKLEEKKIQQELKVYEKIYLELHEDEIQFANPDFKNIYDLAMEQFNQAEESYQLATFINQLPMELSQKVSQIIMEDENLQLHDWLRKDIVPKDKDANIDLAVSDIILNIRKLLVSHLIENITAKISNSDEDQKREMLEEVLNYIQLQKILGKRLNRVVN
- the miaB gene encoding tRNA (N6-isopentenyl adenosine(37)-C2)-methylthiotransferase MiaB, whose amino-acid sequence is MEKVIDESKQGQSLVLEANTNNHKKLYIESYGCQMNFSDSEIVASILSEQGYNTTQTLEEADLVLLNTCSIREKAEQTIRKRLEQFNSIKRSRPAMKVGVLGCMAERLKHAFLEEEKIVDMVVGPDAYKDLPNLLQEVEGGREAVNVILSKDETYADISPIRLNSNGVTAFVSITRGCDNMCTFCIVPFTRGRERSRDPFSILNEIKDLEERGFKEITLLGQNVDSYLWYGGGLKKDFDKASEMQKATAVNFAKLLDMVAVAHPKMRIRFSTSNPQDMTLDVIDTMAKHHNICKYIHLPVQSGSNRILKAMNRLHTREEYFTLIDNIRERIPECAISQDMIAGFPTETEEDHQDTLSLMEYVKYDFGFMFAYSERPGTLAARKIEDDVPEEVKKRRLSEIIDLQQKHSLLRTQEKVGQICEVLIEGNSKKSDEQWMGRNTQNTVVVFPKEHYKVGDFVNVKIESCTSTTLIGKAIGYSDMM
- a CDS encoding S-ribosylhomocysteine lyase produces the protein MERIASFCIDHLKLERGIYVSRKDYVGKEVLTSFDIRMKLPYREPVLGAAEIHTIEHLAATWLRNSDWKDKIIYWGPMGCQTGNYLILAGDFSSKDIVPLITELFQYMADFEGEIPGASAMECGNFYNNNLPMAKYEAKKYLEEVLYNLKEENLNYPN
- a CDS encoding energy transducer TonB; the protein is MKKYFLLVVTMMSFSVYAFKATESYFSIEKDSVLPDNSLAIEKVEPDEYPKMSNCQDANGTIEGFKKCLVAYFKENVQNAENLEGRVYLVFKVNADGKIEKVRIHSNQNALIEEGERLLKQMPLFVPAQKAGNPIEFTYTMPLTFKREKALKQEKYFSNPDVEAKWESCESAEDENKSLGKCIRKFMFERIATEDDGEEKSVYMLLKIDSDGNSMVEGIEGEDEALAREVYQKSREFPKFIPARKNGKLVGSINFVPIIFNKKETYDSSTPPDVYPQIKSCKDSFFTFGSFQKCLNEHVQRNFQYPELAAKYNIQRTVYVVFKIKEDKSVQILAALGDETQILRNEAIRIIKKLSVKAPAMKDGKPTFLVFIYPINFKLN